From a single Pseudalkalibacillus hwajinpoensis genomic region:
- a CDS encoding NETI motif-containing protein, with translation MEKKPKKKKFEVHENESLSDCLKRMDDEGYMPVRRREEPVFREGKGSKQPQLCGQKIVFEGKLK, from the coding sequence ATGGAAAAAAAGCCAAAGAAAAAGAAATTTGAGGTTCATGAGAACGAATCCCTTTCTGACTGCTTAAAACGAATGGATGACGAGGGGTACATGCCCGTAAGACGTCGTGAAGAACCTGTCTTCAGAGAAGGCAAAGGTTCTAAACAACCGCAGCTTTGTGGACAGAAAATTGTATTTGAAGGAAAGTTAAAGTAA
- a CDS encoding DUF2179 domain-containing protein, whose amino-acid sequence MLDSSLGMVATIFAINIVYVSFLTMRTILTLKGQRYLAAFAGTIEIAIYVIGLGLVLDNLGQIQNVIAYALGFGVGIIVGMKIEEYLALGYITVNAITTKLEDDIPNKLRDIGYGVTHYLAHGRQGERLVMQVLTSRKSERKLYQAIEELDPKAFVISYEPRTFQGGFWVRKIRR is encoded by the coding sequence ATGCTTGATAGTAGTCTTGGCATGGTTGCTACCATTTTTGCAATTAATATCGTTTATGTATCGTTTCTCACGATGCGTACGATACTAACGCTTAAAGGGCAGCGGTACCTTGCAGCATTTGCAGGAACAATCGAAATTGCGATATATGTTATTGGACTTGGTCTTGTCCTCGATAATCTTGGGCAAATTCAGAACGTAATTGCTTATGCCCTAGGTTTTGGTGTGGGTATAATAGTAGGAATGAAAATTGAAGAATACCTGGCACTCGGATATATTACAGTAAATGCTATTACAACGAAGCTTGAAGATGATATTCCTAATAAATTAAGAGACATTGGCTATGGTGTTACCCACTATTTAGCACACGGTCGTCAGGGCGAGCGCCTCGTCATGCAGGTGCTAACGTCACGTAAATCTGAACGAAAGCTCTATCAGGCCATCGAGGAACTTGATCCGAAAGCCTTCGTTATCTCATATGAGCCCCGTACCTTCCAGGGTGGATTCTGGGTTAGAAAAATTCGGAGGTAA
- the purE gene encoding 5-(carboxyamino)imidazole ribonucleotide mutase, producing the protein MTAKIGVIMGSTSDWETMKHTCEILEELNVPFEKKVVSAHRTPELMFEYAETARERGLKVIIAGAGGAAHLPGMVASKTTLPVIGVPVQSRTLNGLDSLLSIVQMPGGVPVATVAIGKAGAKNAGLLAAQILSTNDEVIEGELASYRSKMKEAVIESSDTL; encoded by the coding sequence ATGACAGCCAAAATCGGCGTAATTATGGGAAGCACATCAGATTGGGAGACGATGAAGCACACCTGTGAAATACTAGAAGAGCTCAATGTACCATTTGAAAAGAAGGTTGTATCAGCACACAGAACACCTGAATTAATGTTTGAATATGCAGAAACAGCAAGAGAACGCGGTCTTAAAGTAATTATTGCCGGAGCTGGTGGCGCAGCACATTTACCGGGGATGGTTGCTTCGAAAACGACTCTTCCAGTGATTGGAGTGCCAGTGCAATCTCGCACATTGAACGGTCTCGACTCATTGCTTTCGATTGTTCAAATGCCAGGAGGAGTGCCAGTCGCGACAGTGGCAATTGGGAAAGCGGGAGCGAAGAACGCAGGGCTTCTCGCTGCACAGATTCTTAGCACGAATGATGAAGTGATCGAAGGAGAGCTTGCAAGTTATCGTAGCAAAATGAAAGAAGCAGTTATCGAAAGTAGTGATACGTTATGA
- a CDS encoding urease accessory protein UreH, with protein MDASLLSILAIGFLLGIKHAIEPDHVIAVSTIASKTRSLWKSSLAGVYWGIGHTATLFLVGMLLFIFNATITDKWAMSLEMLVGFMLVFLGIKTLLTKTANTGLKGSKSYLQSGMIGFIHGLAGSAAMVLLTMSTVETLFQGAVYILVFGLGTCAGMLCFTTILGIPFVATRRQIKLNHQLTLATGMLSVGFGFYYIYRIGITDGLFTFL; from the coding sequence ATGGATGCTAGTTTACTATCGATTTTAGCTATCGGATTTTTACTTGGAATAAAGCATGCCATTGAACCAGATCATGTGATTGCTGTTTCGACGATCGCGAGTAAGACACGGAGTTTATGGAAGTCTTCACTAGCGGGTGTTTATTGGGGAATTGGCCATACCGCAACACTCTTTCTTGTTGGGATGCTTTTATTTATATTTAACGCAACCATAACAGATAAATGGGCAATGTCGCTTGAAATGCTAGTTGGATTTATGCTTGTATTTCTTGGAATAAAAACATTACTAACCAAAACAGCAAACACCGGATTGAAAGGGAGCAAAAGCTACTTACAGTCAGGAATGATTGGATTTATCCATGGTCTAGCAGGAAGTGCCGCGATGGTTTTGCTAACGATGAGTACAGTTGAAACACTCTTTCAGGGAGCAGTTTATATTCTTGTATTTGGACTTGGCACATGTGCTGGAATGCTTTGCTTTACTACGATTCTCGGTATTCCATTTGTAGCTACAAGGCGACAAATAAAGCTGAATCATCAGTTGACCCTGGCAACTGGTATGCTATCAGTTGGTTTTGGGTTCTATTATATTTATCGAATAGGAATTACCGATGGGTTGTTTACATTCTTATAA
- a CDS encoding Hsp20/alpha crystallin family protein, with product MGDYWSQMYDWRNKMNKFMGDDFWTDFQDMFVSNGPLVNLYESGNELICTVYLPGVKNLDDVDVYIHYRTLKVKGQTNITLKGYRNVQEEYKHGPFERIVELPFPVREKPIDATYKRGILMIHLHRLIESKENRKRLKISDEESEE from the coding sequence ATGGGAGACTATTGGAGTCAAATGTATGACTGGCGTAATAAAATGAATAAATTCATGGGAGATGACTTCTGGACGGATTTTCAGGATATGTTTGTATCAAATGGTCCACTGGTAAATCTCTATGAATCTGGAAACGAGCTTATTTGCACCGTTTATCTTCCCGGTGTTAAAAACCTGGATGATGTTGATGTTTATATCCATTACCGTACTTTGAAAGTAAAAGGTCAGACGAACATCACACTAAAAGGGTATCGCAATGTTCAGGAAGAGTATAAACATGGTCCTTTCGAACGAATCGTAGAGCTTCCATTTCCAGTCCGTGAAAAACCAATTGATGCTACTTACAAAAGAGGAATCCTGATGATTCATTTGCATCGGCTCATTGAGTCAAAGGAAAATCGGAAGCGTTTGAAGATTAGCGACGAGGAATCAGAAGAATAA